A part of Brachybacterium faecium DSM 4810 genomic DNA contains:
- a CDS encoding NADH dehydrogenase, FAD-containing subunit (PFAM: Pyridine nucleotide-disulphide oxidoreductase), producing the protein MTNTFGGKPHVLILGGGSVGLTTASELRKTLGAEVAITVVDPRPYMTYAPFLPEVGAGSIDPRNVLAPLRKILPGAKVVTGSVSAIRSAENTVVVELEDEEKLEITYDYLVVGLGAVPRLLPIPGLAENAIGFKQVEEATAVRDRILANLGEAATTKDPALRKRLLTFTFIGGGFAGGEAVSEAEDMVRDALRYYPDLHSSDIRFVLVDGAPFIFPELTEDQRAYVLNQLRERGIEVKLETFLNSAENGVIKTSDGDEFESDLLVWNAGVKPAPVLSDSEVSDLPVVTERGPLMGKLEALPDLRVNGADGPLDDVFTGGDCAAVPDLASGEGKFCPPNAQHAVRQAKRLADNIARSIQGRPLVDYYHRNLGVMATLGMYKGVCRLQLGEKEVDVRGLPAWAMARAYHVYAMPTFGRKASVVAGWATNLISRRDIIGIPQTETPRAAFEYAANTGKKK; encoded by the coding sequence ATGACCAATACTTTCGGCGGCAAGCCCCATGTCCTCATCCTCGGAGGCGGTTCCGTCGGTCTGACGACCGCGTCCGAGCTGCGCAAGACCCTCGGTGCGGAGGTCGCGATCACGGTCGTCGACCCGCGGCCGTATATGACCTACGCTCCGTTCCTGCCCGAGGTCGGCGCCGGCAGCATCGACCCGCGCAACGTCCTCGCCCCGCTGCGCAAGATCCTCCCCGGCGCCAAGGTCGTCACGGGCTCGGTCTCCGCGATCCGCAGCGCCGAGAACACCGTCGTGGTGGAGCTCGAGGACGAGGAGAAGCTCGAGATCACCTACGACTACCTCGTCGTCGGCCTCGGTGCCGTCCCGCGCCTGCTGCCCATCCCCGGCCTCGCGGAGAACGCGATCGGCTTCAAGCAGGTCGAGGAGGCGACCGCCGTGCGCGACCGCATCCTGGCGAACCTCGGCGAGGCCGCGACCACCAAGGACCCGGCCCTCCGCAAGCGCCTGCTCACCTTCACCTTCATCGGCGGCGGCTTCGCCGGCGGCGAGGCGGTGTCCGAGGCGGAGGACATGGTCCGCGACGCCCTGCGCTACTACCCCGACCTGCACTCCTCGGACATCCGCTTCGTGCTCGTCGACGGTGCCCCCTTCATCTTCCCCGAGCTCACCGAGGACCAGCGCGCCTACGTGCTCAACCAGCTGCGCGAGCGCGGCATCGAGGTCAAGCTCGAGACCTTCCTGAACTCCGCCGAGAACGGCGTGATCAAGACGAGCGACGGCGACGAGTTCGAGAGCGATCTGCTGGTGTGGAACGCCGGCGTGAAGCCCGCTCCGGTGCTCTCCGACTCCGAGGTCTCCGACCTGCCGGTGGTCACCGAGCGCGGCCCGCTCATGGGCAAGCTCGAGGCCCTGCCGGACCTGCGTGTCAACGGCGCCGACGGTCCGCTGGACGACGTCTTCACCGGCGGCGACTGCGCCGCGGTGCCGGATCTCGCCTCGGGCGAGGGCAAGTTCTGCCCCCCGAACGCGCAGCACGCGGTGCGCCAGGCGAAGCGCCTGGCGGACAACATCGCGCGCTCCATCCAGGGCCGTCCGCTGGTGGACTACTACCACCGCAATCTCGGTGTGATGGCCACCCTGGGCATGTACAAGGGCGTGTGCCGTCTGCAGCTGGGCGAGAAGGAGGTCGACGTCCGCGGGCTCCCGGCCTGGGCGATGGCCCGTGCGTACCACGTGTACGCGATGCCGACCTTCGGGCGGAAGGCCTCCGTCGTCGCCGGCTGGGCGACCAACCTCATCTCCCGCCGCGACATCATCGGCATCCCGCAGACCGAGACCCCGCGCGCGGCCTTCGAGTACGCCGCGAACACCGGCAAGAAGAAGTGA
- a CDS encoding uncharacterized conserved protein (PFAM: Protein of unknown function (DUF501)): MSTLPPLPYESPATARDLEIMREQLGRDMRGVVSIARRCGCGRPAVVRTAPRLEDGTPFPTSLYLTLPWLTLELSRLEATGLMAELTERLAQEPALAAAYRTAHERYLARREEVGEAEEVRHVSAGGMPTRVKCLHALAGQALAEGEGVNPIADEVLPGIDGAVPELRCRCTEVEGSGAAAPAAGTEER; encoded by the coding sequence GTGAGCACCCTTCCCCCTCTGCCCTACGAATCCCCGGCCACGGCGCGCGATCTGGAGATCATGCGCGAGCAGCTGGGACGGGACATGCGCGGCGTCGTCTCGATCGCCCGCCGCTGCGGCTGCGGCCGGCCCGCCGTGGTGCGCACCGCCCCGCGCCTCGAGGACGGCACCCCGTTCCCCACTTCGCTCTACCTCACCCTGCCCTGGCTCACGCTCGAGCTCTCCCGCCTCGAGGCCACCGGTCTGATGGCCGAGCTCACCGAGCGGCTCGCCCAGGAGCCCGCGCTCGCGGCCGCGTACCGCACCGCCCATGAGCGCTACCTCGCCCGCCGCGAGGAGGTCGGCGAGGCGGAGGAGGTGCGCCACGTGAGCGCCGGCGGCATGCCCACCCGGGTGAAGTGCCTGCACGCCCTCGCCGGCCAGGCGCTCGCGGAGGGGGAGGGGGTCAACCCGATCGCCGACGAGGTGCTGCCGGGGATCGACGGCGCCGTGCCCGAGCTGCGCTGCCGCTGCACGGAGGTCGAGGGATCGGGGGCCGCCGCGCCCGCGGCCGGGACGGAGGAGCGATGA
- a CDS encoding Ppx/GppA phosphatase (PFAM: Ppx/GppA phosphatase family): MSAPVAAIDCGTNSIRLLIARRDEASGRLVDLERELEMVRLGLGVDRTGRFDPVAVERTLAAARRYRELIEHHGVSVQDVRFVATSATRDASNRDLFIDGIQEILGVEPEVISGQEEAALSFRGAVSTVADLPPGPHLVVDIGGGSTELVLGTDAPSHRISMDIGSVRMTERHLQSDPPTAAEIAAATADIDAHLDRAAAAVPLEGATALVGVAGTVTTVTAVMAGIEDYRPDVTHGAAATVDEVRRTCATLLGETREQRGRRRIIHPGRIDVIGAGALIWSRIVERVAQAAGLSETRTSEHDILDGLALDLLDRVP; encoded by the coding sequence ATGAGCGCGCCCGTCGCCGCGATCGACTGCGGCACCAACTCCATCCGCCTGCTCATCGCCCGCCGCGACGAGGCCTCCGGCCGGCTCGTCGACCTCGAGCGGGAGCTCGAGATGGTGCGCCTGGGGCTGGGCGTGGACCGCACCGGGCGCTTCGACCCGGTGGCCGTGGAGCGCACCCTCGCCGCCGCACGCCGGTACCGCGAGCTGATCGAGCACCACGGCGTCTCCGTCCAGGACGTCCGCTTCGTCGCCACGTCCGCGACCCGCGACGCCTCCAACCGCGACCTGTTCATCGACGGGATCCAGGAGATCCTCGGCGTCGAGCCCGAGGTGATCAGCGGGCAGGAGGAGGCGGCGCTCTCCTTCCGCGGCGCGGTGAGCACCGTGGCGGACCTGCCGCCGGGGCCCCATCTGGTGGTCGACATCGGGGGCGGCTCGACCGAGCTGGTGCTCGGCACCGACGCCCCCAGCCACCGCATCAGCATGGACATCGGCTCGGTGCGGATGACCGAGCGGCACCTGCAGTCCGATCCGCCGACCGCCGCGGAGATCGCCGCCGCGACCGCCGACATCGACGCCCACCTCGACCGGGCCGCCGCGGCCGTGCCGCTCGAGGGGGCCACCGCTCTCGTCGGCGTCGCCGGGACAGTGACCACCGTCACGGCCGTCATGGCGGGCATCGAGGACTATCGTCCCGACGTCACCCACGGGGCCGCGGCCACCGTCGACGAGGTGCGCCGCACCTGCGCCACGCTGCTGGGGGAGACCCGTGAGCAGCGCGGCCGGCGCCGCATCATCCACCCTGGTCGCATCGATGTCATCGGTGCGGGCGCCCTGATCTGGTCGCGCATCGTGGAGCGGGTCGCGCAGGCCGCGGGGCTCAGCGAGACCCGCACCAGCGAGCACGACATCCTCGACGGCCTCGCCCTGGACCTGCTGGACCGCGTCCCCTGA